The Sulfurimonas crateris genomic interval AAGGAGTTTCTTTTTATATCCTCGTCAAGATTGCTCTCATCCTCAAAGTACTCTTTTTCGTTCGCATGCAAGTAGGCTAAGAGCTCTTTTTTGTCCAGGTGCAAAAGAGGGCGCACAAGAGTGTAAAAATCTCTCTTTTGAATGCTCTGCATTCCCGCGATCTCTGCACATCCCGCACCTTTGCAAAACTGCATTAGCATCCACTCAAATCTGTCTCCCAGATGGTGCGCCGTTAAAAGATTTTCGTAAGCATGTTTTTTAATCAGCTCTTCAAAAAATCCGTAGCGGATTTCCCTTGCTTTTGCTTCAAAGTTTCTCTCTATTTTCGGTGCCCTAAAAATGTAACATGTAAGGTTGTGCGTGCGAGCAAGTTCCTGCGCATAGGCGACTTCTTCTTTGCTCTGTTCCCTAATGCCGTAGTCAACAATTGCAATATCAAATGGAACTTTGTGTTTTAATAGAAGAAAAAAGAGAGCCGTAGAGTCCGCTCCGCCAGAGAAGGCTAGGAGGTTCTTTTTATCTTTAAGGTTTAGAAGAGTTTTGTCTTTAAGCATTATCTACTGTTGCGGTTAGTATGTCCCCGACAATGTCGGTGATCTTGGCTCTGTAAATCTTGCCAAACTCAAGCTCTTCATCGCCGGTTCTGTCATTTACATAAATTTCTCCGTCAATCTCAGGCGCCCAGATAAGCTCTTTTGCGCTTAGAAGATACTCATGCTCTTCGCTCTCGCCATCAATTACTATCTCAACCTCTTTGCCGATCTCGCCTTTGAGCGATTTTTCCATAACTTCAGCGGCAATTTCACCTAAGATCTCGGCTCTTTTGTTGATGATTTTTACAGGAATCTTCTCGCTCATCTCATGAGCCGTAGTGGTCTCTTCATCGGAGTAAGCAAAAACATTTATGCGGTCAAAACCGAAATTTGCGGCAAACTTACACATCTCTTCAAACATCTCATCCGTCTCGCCAGGGTGTCCGACAATAAAGCTTGTACGCATAAATGAGTTAGGAAGTGACTTCATAAACTCTAAAAGCTCCAAGGTCTCTTTTTTGCCAAAACCTCTCTTCATAATGCGAAGCATGTCGTTATTTATATGTTGGATAGGCATATCGAAGTAGTTGTGGAAGATATTGCTTTTTGCTATATTTTTTAGAAGCGCCATCGATGTTGTAGAGGGGTAAAGGTAGAGGATCCTAGCACTTTTTACACCATCAATGAGCTCAATCCTTTGGATAAGCAGGCTAAGTCCGTCTTTTACATTTTGGTCTCGCAAATATGAGCTGCTGTCTTGAGAGATAAATGAAAAATCATAGTAGCCTTTTGCTACAAGACCTTCAACCTCTTTTGCAATCGAGTCGAGAGTTCTTGAGTTTAGTTTGCCTTTGAAAGAGGGAATTGCGCAGAAGCTGCATGCTTGGTTACAGCCTTCTGAGAGTTTTATGTAAGCATGATAGGTTGAGCCTGTAACAACGCGCTCGGCACCGTCAATAAGATATACAGCCTCAGAAAATCTGCTCTTCTTCTCTTGCAGCAGTTCATCGATCTTATCATAATCACCAACACCGGTAAAGATGTCAACCTCTGGCATATCTTTTGCCAACTCCTCTTTGTACCTCTCGCTAAGACATCCCGCCATAACCAAAACAGAGTCCTCTTTTCGCGCGTCGTGAAGATTTAGCACCGTGTTTATCGATTCCTGTTTTGCAGCATCTATAAAACCGCAGGTGTTTACTATGATGACATCTGCATCTCCCTGATCATCGGTCAGCTCAAAGTTTTGAAGTTTGCCCATCATAACTTCGGTGTCAACCAGATTTTTTGTGCATCCAAGAGATACGATATGAAGTTTATTGCCCATTAATTCCACTTTTAAATATTTTTCGTATTATAGCTAAAGGTCTTGTAAAGCTCAATGTTTTTGTTTTTTTGTCACAGCTTTATTTAAGCATTTATTAATAAGGGGGGGGGGGTACACTCCTAGTTAATTTTAATTAAAAAAAGGAGTGTAAATGTCAAAAATTAAGCAAGAACATATTTTGAATCTTCTTATTACTTCAATTGCAATTTGTGCAAATGAAATACTGGGCGTATTTGTACAGGATGACTGGATTTCAGCAACAGCATTTGGAGCATTAAGCTTTGCAATGCTAATAGCTTATTTTATTATTGGGGATAAAAAATGAAAAAAATTATTCTCTCAACTTTCGTTGTTTCTAGTTTTTTATTTGCTGGTGATTTTACCAACTCTATCGGTATGGTATTTAAAGAGATTCCTTCAGGAAGCTTTCTAATGGGGACCGCAACGCCAAACTGCCCAAAAGACAATCCATATACTTCTCAAAATGAGTACGAAGATTGCATGAGTTACATTAAAAAAGAAACCCCACAACACAAAGTATTTGTTGATGGTTTTTATATGCAAGAGAGCGAAGTGACTCAAGGTCAATGGTATGAAGTGATGGGAGATAACCCTGCAAACTTTAAAACAGGTGATGCAAATATGCCGGTAGAACATGTAAGCTGGGATGATGCAAAAAAATTTATCAAAAAACTCAATGCCAAAGAGGGTACAGACAAATACCGCCTTCCAACTGAAGAAGAGTGGGAGTATGCAGCAAGAGCAGGAACAACCACAAAATGGTACTGTGGAGACAATGAGAGCTGTGTAAGTTCGATAGCAGTCACTGGTACATCTTCTCCAAAACCAGTAAAAAGCAAAAAACCAAATGCTTGGGGTCTGTATGATATGAGTGGCAATGTTTGGGAGTGGACAGATAGCTGTTGGAGAGATGACTACAACTCAGAAAAAAAGTGCGATAGGAAAGTTATCCGTGGTGGGAGCTGGACTGGCGACGCTTCCGCTACCTATTCAGCGTTTCGTGGCATCTTTATCCCAGATGTTGGTACCATAATCTTAGGTTTTCGACTCCTCAGGATGAAATAATTAAGCCTAAATTTAACTAAAGGAATCAAATGTTTAAAAAAGGCACAGCTGTTGAAGAGGTATCTGAGTTTTTGAGAGAAAAAATCAGAAAAGCAGGTGTAAAATCAAAAATTACGATTATAGATGCTTATTTTTTTAGTAACAGCAGCTATAGTATTACTAATTTGTTGAAAAATATTCTAGAGCCATTTAAAAATACGATATCAACAATTGAAATAATAACAGTTGAATCCAAGATAAATAATAGTAATTATGAACGATTTAAGCGTGACTTTTCAAATTATGATATAAAAGTGTTTCAAAGTGATGATTTTCATGATAGGTTTTGGATTATTGATGATTCACAAGCTTTTATAGTCGGGGCTTCAATAAATGGCATTGGAAAAAAGCATTTTTTTGTTCAAGATGATTATTTAACACAAAAAGATAGTGATGAATTATTGAGTTTATATAAAGGGGAAGAGCTATAATGAAAAAACTATCAAGGTTAATTCTAGCTGTTACCCTTACAGTTTCTTCTTTAGCTGCCGATGAGGTTAGAAAAACAGTATATATCGGTGTTACAACTGCTTCTATAGAAAATGAGAGCATGACCGAGGGAGTATTTGGATTTGGGGTGGATAAAATCTATAGCAGCTGCATGCTTTGGGGGCTTCATAGCGAGTACAGTTTTGGCAAACTCTCTGATGATGCCACAAATAAAAATGACATGGTAGCTACCATAGAGTTAGATTTAAAAGCTGGTTTTGTTCCCTTTAGAGGCTTTTCTGTGTATGCTTTAGTGGCAGGGGCAGGGCAGTACATAGAGAATGATGGTGCTTATGGTTTTGGGTATGGTGCAGGGATGGACTATGCGCTGAGTGAGAGCATTATTTTTGATGTGAGATACAAAACTTACAGTATGAAAAGCACTCTGCTAGACTACGACTACGACAAAGCCGTTGCTTCTTTGAGATATAAGTTTTAAAAAAAACTTTAGATAGTTGCGAGCTCAAAGATTGCAAAGCTAAAGGTGCCATAAAGTATAATTTCGACATGAAGATATATGATGTTTTAATACTCGGTGCAGGTGCCAGCGGACTTATGTGCGCCTCAAATTTGGACAAAAAACTAAGCGTTGCAATTGTAGATGGCAACAGTAAAATAGCCCAAAAGA includes:
- a CDS encoding outer membrane beta-barrel protein — its product is MKKLSRLILAVTLTVSSLAADEVRKTVYIGVTTASIENESMTEGVFGFGVDKIYSSCMLWGLHSEYSFGKLSDDATNKNDMVATIELDLKAGFVPFRGFSVYALVAGAGQYIENDGAYGFGYGAGMDYALSESIIFDVRYKTYSMKSTLLDYDYDKAVASLRYKF
- a CDS encoding formylglycine-generating enzyme family protein, translating into MKKIILSTFVVSSFLFAGDFTNSIGMVFKEIPSGSFLMGTATPNCPKDNPYTSQNEYEDCMSYIKKETPQHKVFVDGFYMQESEVTQGQWYEVMGDNPANFKTGDANMPVEHVSWDDAKKFIKKLNAKEGTDKYRLPTEEEWEYAARAGTTTKWYCGDNESCVSSIAVTGTSSPKPVKSKKPNAWGLYDMSGNVWEWTDSCWRDDYNSEKKCDRKVIRGGSWTGDASATYSAFRGIFIPDVGTIILGFRLLRMK
- the rimO gene encoding 30S ribosomal protein S12 methylthiotransferase RimO codes for the protein MGNKLHIVSLGCTKNLVDTEVMMGKLQNFELTDDQGDADVIIVNTCGFIDAAKQESINTVLNLHDARKEDSVLVMAGCLSERYKEELAKDMPEVDIFTGVGDYDKIDELLQEKKSRFSEAVYLIDGAERVVTGSTYHAYIKLSEGCNQACSFCAIPSFKGKLNSRTLDSIAKEVEGLVAKGYYDFSFISQDSSSYLRDQNVKDGLSLLIQRIELIDGVKSARILYLYPSTTSMALLKNIAKSNIFHNYFDMPIQHINNDMLRIMKRGFGKKETLELLEFMKSLPNSFMRTSFIVGHPGETDEMFEEMCKFAANFGFDRINVFAYSDEETTTAHEMSEKIPVKIINKRAEILGEIAAEVMEKSLKGEIGKEVEIVIDGESEEHEYLLSAKELIWAPEIDGEIYVNDRTGDEELEFGKIYRAKITDIVGDILTATVDNA
- the tilS gene encoding tRNA lysidine(34) synthetase TilS, with protein sequence MLKDKTLLNLKDKKNLLAFSGGADSTALFFLLLKHKVPFDIAIVDYGIREQSKEEVAYAQELARTHNLTCYIFRAPKIERNFEAKAREIRYGFFEELIKKHAYENLLTAHHLGDRFEWMLMQFCKGAGCAEIAGMQSIQKRDFYTLVRPLLHLDKKELLAYLHANEKEYFEDESNLDEDIKRNSFRHNYSMPLLEKYLSGIKKSFDYIDEDRAELIEEIELDSIVDFAYFRSSHNLRADIFTIDKYLKSRLYMLSASEREALKETPTVIVGRRFIVNQDRGLVFIAPYEQESIKMDEKFKDECRVLKIEPKLRPYLYKNQRAFLKVKELLSTTA